The sequence ATCGCGCGCCGATGTCGTGCCGCTCGAGCAGGGCGACGCGGTCGTGTTCGCCGTCCATCATCGCCCGGTGCAAGGCGCGCGCGGTGTCTATCGCGTGAATCTTCGGCACGGCGTGAGCCGCGTGCGCTCCGGGCAGCGCCATACGCTCGGGATCATCTTCCACGACGCGCCGTGACGCCGGCGCTCGCGCTGGCGCGCGCACCGGCAGCCCGCCATCGGACGCCGCGCCGGCCGACGCATGCGCACGCGCACGCACGCGTGCGGCGCACGGCCGCCGGAACGAATCGCAATAGTTGCGCACACATCCATTCGCCGCGAAGCGTGCATCTCGCGCCGCCATGGAAAGACGCGGCGCGACACCGGTTCCTTGCAGGCGATGCGAGCTCGCCTCGGCGCGTGCCGCTCGACATGCGATGCGTTCGCCCGCGCGACACATGCAACCGAATTGAAAGACCGTGTCCGAGCGCACGGCGAAATTCATCAGGACAATTGACGATCACGTCGAGCAGACGATCTCCTCCATGCGCGCGCGTGCATGTCGAATGTGCTAGCGCGGCGCGCGGCCGCATCCGTCAATGTTCGGCACCACCCCGTTCGGCCATTTACATCGATGCGCCGCGACCGCGCGCCGTGTCCATTCGCTACTCTTTCGGCAGCCAGGATCGGCCGCGTTCGCGCGACGGTCGTTAGCCATCGCGAGCTTCGCCGCATCGCTCGACGTGCGCCGCCCGAGTTTCAAAACGGAGGTGGAATCATGCGTAATTTCTTCGATCTGGTCGAACAGGCGGCATGCCGCACGCCCGATGCCGAGGCGCTCGTCGCCGGCGACGCTCGGCTCACCTATCGCGCACTCGCGGCGCTCGGCCTGGCGTTCGCCGAGCGGCTGCAAGCGCTCGAGATCGCCCAGGGCGAGCGGCTCGCGATCTTTCTCGACAAGCGCATCGAGACGGTCGTCGCCATGCTCGGCGCCGCGGCGGCCGGCGTCGTGTTCGTGCCGATCAACCCGGTCCTCAAGCCCGAACAGGTTCATCACATCCTCGTCGACAGCGGCGCGCGCTGTCTCGTCACGTCGTCGCTGCGCGCGCGCATACTCGGCGACGGCGTGCTCGCGGGCATGCCGTACGTGATCCTGACCGATGCGAAGACGCTTGCACCGGCGCCGGCTTCGCGCACCACGTTTCTGCGATGGATGCAGCCCGATGCGCCGCCCGAGTCCGTCGCGAACCGGCACGCGAGCGCCGCGCCCGAGCCGCGAGCGGACACGATCGACGCCGATCTCGCCGCACTCCTTTACACGTCCGGCTCGACGGGCCGCCCCAAGGGCGTGATGCTCAGCCACCGCAATCTGCTCGAGGGCGCGTGGAGCGTCGCGCAATACCTGCGCCATACCGCGCAGGATCGCATTCTCGCCGCGCTGCCGCTCAGCTTCGACGCCGGCTTGAGCCAGTTGACGACCGCATGGGCCGCGGGCGCGAGCGCCGTGCTCGTCAACTACCTGATGCCCGCGGACGTCGTCGAGATCTGCGTGCGCGAACGCATCACCGGCTTCGCGGGCGTACCGCCGCTCTGGATTCAGCTCGCGCGCGCGGCGTGGCCCGGCGAAGCGCGCGCGCGGCTGCGCTATTTCGCGAACACCGGCGGCCATCTGCCGCGGCCGGTGCTGCACGCGCTGCGCGAACTGTTTCCGAGCGCGTCGCCGTATCTGATGTACGGGCTGACCGAAGCGTTCCGCTCGACCTACCTCGATCCCGCCGAAGTCGACCGTCGCCCCGATTCGATCGGCAAGGCGGTGCCGAACGCCAGAATTCTCGTCGTGCGCGAGGACGGCGCGCCGTGCGCGCCGAACGAGGTCGGCGAGCTGGTCCACGTCGGCGCGTGCGTGACGCTCGGCTACTGGAACGATCCGGCGCGCACCGCGCTGCGCTACCGGCCTTCGCCCGAGGCGAAGCCGGGCGGCGCGCCACGTGAGACGGCCGTCTGGTCCGGTGATCTCGTTCGCCGCGACGACGACGGATTCCTCTATTTCGTCGCCCGCAACGATGCGCAGATCAAGAGTTCCGGCTACCGGATCAGCCCGGAAGAGATCGAGGAGGTCGCGCACGCGAGCGGGCTCGTGGCCGAAGCGGTCGCGCTCGGCGTGCCGCACGACGAACTCGGCGAATCGATCACGCTCGTCGTCGTGCCGCTCGACGCCGACACGTTCAGGCCCGACGCGCTGCGCGCGCGATGCGCACAGCAACTTCCCCCGTACATGGTGCCGCATACGATCGCCACGCGCACGTCGCTGCCGCGCAATCCGAACGGGAAATTCGATCGCGTCGCGCTGCGCGCCGACGCGGCGAACCTCGTCGAAACGCTCTGAAGACGCGCCGGATCGCCGCACGAGACGCTCGTCTACGCGCGACGTCCGCCGCCCGCCTCCGTTGCCTACGCCGTGCCCGGCGCCCCGGGCGGCGCGGCGTTGCGAACGCGCGCGCTGGGGCACCGCGGCAGCGGGCGCCGCCGCGCGCGCCGCTTCGGGCCGAGCCGCGGCAGGCGCCGGCTCGCGTTCCGCCACGAATATATTCGCGCGCCGTTTCTCGACGAAAAACAAGAATTTACCGCACATCTAATAAGACGGAATCCGGCGGAATAATCATTCGACACCATCCCCGGCGGACAGCGATTTCGCATGAAGATTCGGCACTTACTCGCGATCCGCGCAAAAGATTGGCTCACTCGAAAATGAAATGAACTTACCTATTGCATCGCAGCATCGGTTTAAAATACCGATTGCCGTATCGATCTGTCCACGCCCTGTCGCCTTGCCGATCGGATCGTTGCAGACAGCGAAAAATACCCGAAGCGCCGGGATAAAAATATCGAACGCCATCGCCAAATGAATCTCGATTATCCGAACGCCGCTCTTGCAATCGTTATTGCATTTGATATTATTTGCAGACAATTTCAACGTCATTGCGTTATCCGATTTTCATTGGCGACGCGTCCCCCACCCGGTACACGGCACTTCGAAAGTCTTGATTTTCAATAACGGGGGCATGCAAATTGAGCAGGCTGCTTCAACGCGAATATCGAACAGGTGGAGATGACGGTGCGGGGTCGTCGTCGGGAGAAAGCGCTTCGACACCCATGCTCTCCGCCGCGTTGCCGGAATCGCGCGACGTCCGCACGCTGGTCGAGACTTTCAGGCAGGCGGCGCTGCAGATCGGCTACCAGCACCATGCGATCGTCGAGCTGTCGGGCGCATCGCATCCGGCGTCGATCGACGTCGTCTCGCTGCACTATCCGTCCGAGTGGGTCGAGCACTACACCCGCAACGACTACTTCGCGATCGATCCCGTCCATCGCGCGGCATTCCGCTACAGCACGCCGTTCTCGTGGAACGACGTCGCGACGGCGAACCTGCGCGAGCGGCATCTGCTGATGGAAGCCGAGGACGCGGGCCTCGACAACGGCATCAGCATCCCGCTGCATCAGCCGCTCGGACGCGTGCTGCTGGTGAGCCTGTCCGGCACCGCGCCGACGCACGATGCCGATGCGAAATGGCGCAACGCGTACCTGCTCGGCATGCAGTTCAATCTGCAGTTCCAGAGCATGCGCACGTGCCGCCCGATTCCGCCGTCCGTCCACCTGACGGATCGCGAACAGATGTGCCTCACGTGGGTCGCGCGCGGCAAGTCGTCGTGGGTCATCGCGAACATGCTCGACATCTCCAAATACACGGTCGACTTCCACATCGAGAACGCGATGGAGAAGCTCAACACGCGCAGCCGCACGTTCGCCGCCGTGAAGGCGACGCGGCAGGGGCTCATCTTTCCATGAGCGCGCGATCCATCCGGATCCGTTAGCGCCGCCCGTTTCATCCGCCACCGCGCGCCGACGCGATGCAACCGGCCGCTTGCATCGGACTGCCGATCGATGCCGCGCAGGCCTGCGCACCGGCCTGCGCGCCGAACGCCGCCGCCCGCCCTCGTCGCGCCTCGCGGCGAGGCCGCGCCGCGCGCGCATTGCCGTATCGCCGCGCCTTCGTGTCGCGCAACAGCCTTCGAGACCGCGCACGCGTGCTTCTCGACCCTCACCGCTCATACGCGATCGGAACGCGCGCCGCCTTCGCGCCGACGATCGATCCATCGGAGAACCAAGCGCCATGTCATACATCATCGCGGGCCGATTGAACGAACTGCCGCCGCACGTCCAGACCGATCTCGGCGCGTATCGCTACGACGTGTTCGTGCGCCGGCTCGGCTGGACGATCGCCGGCCACTCGCTCGACGAACATGCGGAGTGGGACGAGTTCGACGGGCCGTCGACGATTCATGTCGTCGCGCTCGACGACGCGCGCGAGATCTGCGGCTACGCACGCCTGCTGCCGACGACGGGCCCGTATCTGCTGCGCGACGTGTTTGCGCATCTGCTCGGCTCGTCGCCCGCGCCGCAATCGCCTGCCGTCTGGGAAATGTCGCGCTTCGCCGCGTCGCGGCGGCGGCGAAGCGCGACCGAGCGCGAGCCGCTCGGCATGGCGTTCTTTCCGTCGGTGCTCACGGTGGCCGCGTCGCTCGGCGCGACGCGCGTGGTCGGCGTGATGACGCCATCGATCGAACGCCTGTACCGCCGCTCGGGCATCGCGCTGCATCGCCTCGGCAACGCGATGCCGGGCGCGGGCGGCAGCCTGTCCGCATGCTCGATCGATCTGCCGCGCCTCGCGTTCGCGCCGTTGGGCCTCAAGCAGTGCGCGGCGTGCCTGGCGATGCATTGACCAGGAAGGCGGGCGCATCGGGCGAGACACGCGTCTTGTCGTTTTTGCCGATGTCGACGCGCTCGCCTGACGCCATCGCCCGGTGCGTCGCGACGCCGCGCGCCGCCGAATTGGACGTTCTCCTCTAACCGGACCGCCGGCGCGCCGCCGGGCGGCGGGCCGCCACGGACGCGGGCCGCCGCCCGTCGCCCGCCCCGGCACGCCCATCGCCGTGCGGGTCGCTCCGTCTTGACTCAGTTCCGATTTTGAACTTACGATCCCAACCAATACATCAATCGATGTAACATTACTCGATGGATTTTCGGTCGTCGACCCAACCGGAGCGTCATGCCATGCCCGATTCGAATCCCACCGCGGCCGCGTTGCTCGCGCAGCCGCTCACGCTGCCGAACGGCACCGTGCTGAAGAACCGCCTCGCGAAATCGGCGCTGAGCGAAGCGCTGTGCGGGCACGGCGGCCGTGTGACGCCGCAGCTGATCGCGCTGTACCGGCGCTGGTCGGGTTCGGGCGCGGGGCTGCTCGTCACCGGCAACGTGATGATCGACGGCAAGGCGCTCGGCGAGCCCGGCAACGTCGTGATCGAGGACGACCGCGATCTGCCGCGTCTGCGCGAATGGGCCGCGGCCGCGAAAGCGCACGGCAGCGAGATCTGGATGCAGATCAATCATCCCGGCAAGCAGGCGATGCGCGGACTCAACGAGGAAACCGTCGCGCCGTCGGCGATCGGCTTCGGGCCGAAGCTTTCGCCGTATTTCGCGGTGCCGCGCGCGCTGACCGTGGACGAGATCGACGCGCTGATCCGGCGCTACGGAACGACGGCCGCCGTCGCGCAGCAGGCGGGCTTCACCGGCGTGCAGTTGCACGGCGCGCACGGCTATCTGATCAACCAGTTCCTGTCGCCGCAGCACAATCAGCGCACCGACGAATGGGGCGGCAGCGCGGAGAACCGCCGGCGCTTCGTGCTCGCGGTGTACGCGGAAGTGCGGCGCCGGGTGGGCCCCGATTTTCCGATCGGCATCAAGCTCAATTCGGCCGATTTCCAGCGCGGCGGCTCCACCGAGGAAGAATCGCTCGACGTGATCCGCGCGCTCGCCGAGGCGGGCATCGATCTGATCGAGATTTCCGGCGGCACCTACGAAACGCCCGTGATGCAGCTCGGCGACCGCAAGGCGTCGACGATCGCGCGCGAAGCGTACTTCCTCGCGTTCGCCGAGAAGGTGCGCGCGGACGTGAAGGTGCCGTTGATGGTCACGGGCGGCTTTCGCAGCCTCGCCGGCATGGAGGCGCCGCTGCGCGACGGCGCGCTCGACCTGATCGGCCTCGGGCGTATCCTCGCGATCGAGCCCGACGCGCCCGCGCGCCTGCTGCGCGGCGAGGAAACGCGCCATCGCGTGAAGCCGCTCAGCACGGGCGTCAAATACTTCGACAGCCTCGGTTCGCTCGAAGTCACGTGGTATACGCGGCAGCTCCATCGAATCGGCAAGGGGCGCAATCCGATTCCCGACGAGAATGCGCTGAAATCGTTCCTGCTCGACCTGTCGTCGAAGGGCTGCGCGATCTTCAAGGCGCGCCGCCTGCGTGCTTCGTCCTCCGAAGCGTCGGCCGCGCGGGGTTCGGCGACGTCGGTCGCCGGCGGCCCGCGGCACGATGCGCATTGAGCGGGGCGACCCGCCTCGCGCAACGGCGCCGCCCGGCCGAGTGAACGCCGCGCGGCGCGCGGCATCGGCGCATCGAATGCGCTTTGCTCGATGCTTCGCGCGTTGAAGCCGCGGTGGATAGCCAGGCCGATGTCGATATCAACTTCGCCGCTCATCGCTCATCGACGATAAGGGATAAGGCGAAACGCCGATGAAACGAAGCGGCGCGCGCGTGATAGCAGATGAACCGCCGCACATCGTCACGGACCGCCACGAACCGGCGCAACGCCGGTGCGATCTCGGCGGCGCCGATCGATCGGCCGCCCCCCGCGCCCCTGACCCCCACCGCATCGCAAACGCGCCGCGCTAATCGACCCGCCACGGCGTCAATCGCCGCTGCAGCGCGCGCAAGCCGATTTCCAGCGCGAGCGCGATCGCGCCGATCACGAGGATCCCCGCGATCACGACGTCCGTCACGAGGAACCGTGACGCGGAATACACCATGAAGCCGAGCCCGCGCGTCGCCGCGATCAGCTCCGCCGCGACGAGCGTCGACCATCCCGCGCCGAGCGCGATGCGCACGCCGGTCAGGATGTCCGGCAGCGCGCTCGGCAGCACGACGTGGCGCAGCAGTTGCACGCGCGTCGCGCCGAGCGACGCGGCCGCGCGCAGGCGGCTTTCCGATACGCCGCTCGCGCCCGCGGCGGTCGCGATCGCGAGCGGTGCGAACATCGTCAGATAGATCAGCAGGATTTTCGACGCGTCGCCGATCCCGAACCAGACGACCATCAACGGCAGATACGCGAGCGGCGGAATCGGCCGGTAAAACTCGACGATCGGATCGACGACACCGCGCACGATCCGGTTCGTCGCGACCAGGATGCCGACCGGGATCGCGGTGACGATCGCGAGTGCGAACGCCGTCGCGATCCGCGACACGCTCGCGAGCAGATGTTCGCCGAGCGTCGCGTCGTCGAAACCCTCGGTGCTCAGCACGACGAGCTTGCGCAGCACGGCCTCGGGGCCCGGCAGCAGCGCGGCCGATACCCATTCGAAGCGCGCGGCGAGCCACCAGCCGGCGGCAAGCGCGACCCACGTCGCGAGCGCGGCCGCGTGGCCCGCATGCACGCGCGGCGCGCGGCGCGCCGCCGCGCTCGCGGCCGCATTGGTTGCCGGCAGCGGCAGCGCGAGATCGGCATTCGGTTCAGTGGCGGCCAACGTCAAACCTCCTCGGTTTCGCGCATCAACTGCTCGACGAGCGCGAGATGGATTTCGGTGAAGCGCGGATCGCTCTTGATCGAGCGCATCGGTTCGCCGTGCGCGTAACGCCGCGCGAAGTCGAGCGAATGCCGCGCGACGATCCGGCCCGGGCGCGGCGACAGAATCAGCAGCTCGGTCGCGAGCAACACCGCTTCCTCGACACTGTGCGTGATCAGAAACACGCCCTTGCCCGTCGCGCGCCACACGTCGAGCAGCAGCGTCTGCATGTGCTCGCGCGTGAGCGCGTCGAGCGCGCCGAGCGGCTCGTCCATCAGCAGGAACGACGGGTCCGCGGCGAGCGCGCGCGCGAGCCCGACGCGCTGCCGCATGCCGCCCGAAATCTCGTCGATCCGATGCTGCTCGAAGCCGGCGAGCTTCACGAGCCGCAGCACGTCGCGCGCACGCGCGTGGCGTGCGTCGCGGCCGACGCCTTGCATCCGCAGCCCGAACGCGACGTTCTCGATCACGTTCAGCCACGGCATCAGCGCGTCGTCCTGAAACACGACGCCGCGATCGGCGCCGGGCCCCGCGACGGGTGCGCCGTCGACGCTCACGCGGCCCGACGTCGGCGGCTGAAAGCCGGCGAGCAGCGACAGCAGCGTGCTCTTGCCGCAGCCGGACGCGCCGAGCGCGACAACGATCTCGCCGCTGCCGACCGACATCGATACGTTCTCGAGCGCCGTCAGCGCGCCGCGCCGCGACGCGTAGACGACGGATACCTGTTGCGCGCAAAGCTTCGCCATGCCGATGCCGCCGCGTCATCTCAGCGCGCGGCGATCGCCGCGCGGACGAACCGGTCCGTCACCGTCGGCCGGTAATCGGGCAGCACGCGGTCGATCTTGCGCTGCTCCTTCAGGAAGCGCGCGGTCGACGCGATCGCGTCGGCCGTGCCGCCGCCGAGCAGCTCGGGCGACGCCTGCTCGGCCGCGCTCGGGTAGAGATTGCCGGCGAGCAGTTGCGCAATGTCGCCCGCCGCCGCGCCGCTCAGCCGCGAGATTTCGGCGACCTGCCGCGACGCGCTCGTCCATGCTTTGCCGTTCGCGCGATAGTCGGCGATCGCCTGCGTCGTCACCTTCACGAACTTCGACACGAAATCCGGATGCGCTTGCGCGAAATCGCTGCGCACCGCCCACAGATCGAATGTCGGCGCGCCCCACTTGCCGACTTCGGCCGAATCGACGAGCACCTTGCCGCCGCTCGCCTTCGCGCGGCCGAGCGCCGGATCCCACGTATAGGCTGCGTCGATCACGCCGCGCGCCCATGCGGCGACGATCTCGGTCGGCCCGAGATTCACGATCTTCACGCGCTGCGCATCGATGCCCCAGTGCTTGAGCGCGGCGAGCAGCGCGTAATGGCAGTTCGACGCGTAAGGCGTCGCGATCGTCTTGCCGACGAGATCGGCCGGCTTGTCGATATGCGCGCCGCGGCGCACGACGAGCGCCTCGGACACGCCGGTGATCGCGTTCAATCCGAGCGTCGCGCATCCCGTCGTGCGCACGCACCCGGAGACCGGCCGCAAGACGCTGTTCGTCAACGAAGGCTTCACGACCGAGATCGACGAGCTGCCCGAAGAGGAAGGCGCCGCGCTGCTGCGCTTCCTGTTCGCGCATCAGTCGCGGCCCGAGTTCACGCTGCGCTGGCGCTGGCAGCCGGGCGACGTCGCGTTCTGGGACAACCGCTCGACGATCCATTACGCGGTGAACGACTACGGCAAAGCGCATCGGGTGATGCACCGCGCGACGATCGTCGGCGACAGGCCGTATTGAGCGGGCGGCGCGGGGATTCCGGAGAGGCTTCGCCGGCCGCGGGTTCGTTCGTCGGTCGGCTCGCCGCTTCGTTCGCCGGCTCGTTCGCGGGCCTGCCGTATCGGCCCGTTCATCGGCCCGCCCATCGGCGCCGCATGGCGCTCCTTTCGTCGCCCCGCTCGTTCACCGGCGGCTCGTCGGCCGGCCATTCGCCTGCCGCGGGCGCGCGCCGTCGCGCGCGTCGCGGGGCGCGGCTCGCGCGTCAATCCGCGAGCCCCATCAGCTTCGCGAGCACCGGCCACCTCTTAAGCGCCGTGCGGTACGCGAGCCGCGCCTGCTCGTCGAGATAGCGCGCCGGATCGATCTCGCGCACGTGGCGCGCGAGCCCCGCAATGTCGTGCGCCGGCGGCAGCGCGTCGCCGCGCGCCGCCGGCGTGTTCCGATTCCCGTTCGTCATTTTTCGTCGATCCATACGCCGTCCGGCGTCTTCACCGCGTAGCCCGTCGGCGTCGTCATCGTCACCGTGCCCTCGTTCTCGCCGATCATTCGCGTCTGCGGCAGATCGGCCGCGTATTGCGACAGCGTCACGCCCGGCTTGAACGGGCTGTTCGACACGAGATTCGCCAGCAGTTGCGCGAGCGCGAAGAAGCTCGCCGGCGCGTCGATCACGGTGGTCGCGCCGTGGTCGCCCTTGAAGCCGACGAGCCGCACGCCGACCGGCCCGTGCACGATCCGCGGCGTCGGAATCTCGCGCAGCCCCGCCACCTGTTTCGCGTCGCCGCGCAGCGCCGCGCCGTGCTCGGGCACGAACACGATCACCGCGCGCCGCCCCGATGCGGCAATGAGATCCGCGAAGCGGTCGAAGTCGTCCAGCAGCTTGCGCGCGCGCAGCGGGTACGAATCGAGGCTCGACATCCGGCCGCCCGTCAGCTGATTGCCGTCGTGCAGGCTGATCGTGTTGTAGTACAGCGCGACGGGGCCGGGGCTCGCGCCGCGTTTCGCGTACCAGTTCGCGAGCGTCGCGTAGTCGTCCTTGATCGCCGAGCCGTCGAACGCGTGCATCGCGACGGGCGCGTCCGCGTTCGGGATCATCGGCGCGTTCGGCACGCCGATGTTCTCGCGGATCAACTGGAGAAAGTTGTCGAAGTGGCCGTCGTGGTTGAGCAGCGTCTGCGGCGCGAAGCCGGCGGCCGCGAGTTGCCCGAACAGATGGCACTGCGCGGGCGCGGGCTTGTACAGGTCCGCGTGCGCCTCCTGCCCGCAGCTCGCGCGCAGCACGCGGATCGCGGCCGGGCCGCTGTAGCTCGCCGCCGTGCTGAAATTCGTGAACAGATAGTCGAAATGGCCGAGCAGCGGATGATTGCGCAGCCTCGCGACGTCGAGGTCGTCCCACGACAGCGAGCACACATGCAGCACGATCACGTCGAACTGCGTCGCCGGATCGGCGCTCGGCCGGCCGAACGTCACCTGCCGCTGCGATTCCTGCGAGCGGAACGCGGCGAGCGCCGCGTTGTGATCCTGCGGCTGCACGGCGCGGCCCGTTCCGGCCGGCCCGGGCACGGCCGCGGCAGCCGCGTCGAGCCGCGCGAGCGCCGCGCTGCCCGCCTGCCACACCGGCAGCGCGATCAGCGCGAGCAGCACGAACGTCGCCACGCGCAGCCAGCGATTGACGATCAGATAGCCGATCACGACGCCGAGCGCGGCCAATGCGAGCATCGGCGGCACGAAGCGCGGCACGAGCTCCATCCAGTAGCCGGCGCTGAACGCGCGCAGGCCGCCGAGCGTTTCGACGAGCCGCGCGAGTGGCGGCACGTCCGCTTCGCGATACATCAGCGGCACCGCGAGCGCCAGCGCAAGCGCGTGGCGCAGCAGCCGCACGCTGCGCCGCCTCGCCGGCGCGCTCAGCGCGAGCGCCAGCGCGAAACCGAGATTCGCGATCCACAACGGCTTCAAGTGGCCCGCCGCGAACAGATAGAGCTTCAGAATGAAATACAGATTCCAGAACGTCATCGACGCGACTCCGTCATCAGTTGAATCCGCGCGTCAATGACGCGTCCGGTCGGCCGCGCGCCGCGCCCGCACCGCGCTCGTCGCGGCCCGCAGCATCCGTGCGTAGCCTTCGAACCCCATCGACAGCACCTCCTTCAGCCCGCGCAGCGGCGCATCGTCGTGCTCGGCGCGCGCGTCGCGCCAGTCGAGCCACGCATCCGCGCGGCCGAACGTGCACTGCACGAGCTGCCGCTCCTGCTCGAGCGTCAATGGCTCGAACTGCACGCCGAGATGCGCGGCGTCGACGCGGGTCACGCGCACCGGAAAATGGAAAGGGCGATCGCCGCGGCTCACGCATACGTCGAGCGTATCGCCGAGCGCGATGCGCGCGAGCGGCACCGCGTCGAGCCCCAAGCCGCCCGCCGAATAATCCTTCGTGTGGCACGCGGCCGTCGTGCCGTCGGCGAGCAACAGCGTCGCCGGCACCCGCATCGCGACCCGGTGCGTGACGCGCACCTGTTTCGCCTCGCGCGCGACCGCGAGCGCCGCGCCGAGCATCGCGAGGTTGTACAACGCCCACGCGACGTTCATCAGGATCGTCGACGCTTCGTCGCCGCCGCTCGCGGCGAGACGCACGCCGCCCGCCGCGATCGCCGCGACGTTCAGCACGAACAGCGCGAGATAGGGCCTGGACGTCGCCCAGTCGACGTAGCCTTCGTCGATGCGCCCGCCCTTCGCGGTCACATTGAAGCGGCCGTGCCTCGGGCTCAGGAACGCGAGCGTCGTCGGCAGCGCGATGTACCACGCGAGCACCGATTCGTACACCTCGGCCCAGAACGAATGCCGAAAGCGCCCCTGCATCCGCGCGTTCGCGACGTGCGCGAGCGCCATGTACGGCAGCACGTAGCTCGCGAGCGCGAGCGCCGACGCGTTGATGAAATACAAATGGAAGAACAGATACGCGATCGGCATCGTCAGGAACACGAGCCGCGGGATGCCGTAGAAGAAATGCAGCATCGCGTTGCCGTAGCACACGCGCTGGAAGAAGCCGAGGCCGCGGCCGACGAACGGGTTGTCGATCCGGAAGATCTGCGCCATCCCGCGCGCCCAGCGCGCGCGCTGCCGGATGTGGCCCGCGAGGCTTTCGGTCGCGAGGCCGGCGGCCTGCACGGTCGGCAGATAGGCGCTCGTGTAGCCGCGGCGGTGCAGCTTGAGCGCGGTGTGCGCATCCTCGGTGACGGTCTCGATCGCGACGCCGCCGATTGCTTCGAGCGGGCCGCGCTTGAGCACCGCGCACGAACCGCAGAAGAACGCGGCGTTCCACAGATCGTTGCCCGCCTGCACGAGGCCATAGAACAGGCTGCCCTCGTTCGGCACGCGGCGGAACGTGCCGAGGTTGCGCTCGAACGGGTCCGGCGAGAAGAAATGATGCGGCGTCTGCACGAGCGCACAGTTCGGATCGCGAAGGAACGCGCCCATCGTCGTCTGCAGGAACGAGCGCGTCGGCACGTGATCGCAGTCGAAGATCGCGATGTATTCGCCGTGCGTGCGCGCAAGCGCGCTGTTGATGTTGCCGGCCTTCGCGTGGCGATTGTCGTCGCGCGTCAGATAGCCGATGCCCGCGTCGCGCGCGAACGCCTCGAACTCCGGGCGGCGGCCGTCGTCGAGCAGATAGACGTTGAGCTTGTCCGCCGGCCAATCGAGGCTTTGCGCGGCGAAGATCGTCGGCTTCACGACCGCGAGCGGCTCGTTGTACGTCGGAATGTAGACGTCGACGCTCGGCCAGCCGGCGGGATCGTCCGGCAGGCGCGCGACCGGGCGCTCGAGCGGCCACGCGGTCTGCACGAAGCCGAGCACGAGGATGAGCCACGTGTACGCCTCGGCCGCGTACAGCAGATAGCCGACGCACGCCTCGACCGGTGTGCGCAAATCGAGCGTCTCGGTGCTGCGCCACCAGATGTAGCGGGCCATCGCGAGCAGCGCGAACGTCGCGAGCGCGAGCGTCGGCAAGCGGCCGGGCACGCGGCGCAGCGCGAGCGCGAGCGCGAGCGCGGCGAGCGTCGCGAAGAACGCGCACTGGCCGGCGGGCGCGAGCGGCGACGTGCCGGCCGCGAGCCACAGCGCAACGCCCGCCGCCGCGCTCGCCGGCAACAGCCAGCGGCGTGCGACGGCCCGCTGCGCGCCCTGCTCGAG is a genomic window of Burkholderia mallei ATCC 23344 containing:
- the bcsA gene encoding UDP-forming cellulose synthase catalytic subunit, translated to MTARAAWSRRIGGAAARVRGWIARSLGVPAKGSSFDWLVRVFFHAPAPGRRDVVRDGLRAAILWAAAQWGVTQPRRARDWLWRAFVRAPHERRSRARDPFAWIDATLVPAFMFARRARRRVDAWLARLPWHRWGARLEQGAQRAVARRWLLPASAAAGVALWLAAGTSPLAPAGQCAFFATLAALALALALRRVPGRLPTLALATFALLAMARYIWWRSTETLDLRTPVEACVGYLLYAAEAYTWLILVLGFVQTAWPLERPVARLPDDPAGWPSVDVYIPTYNEPLAVVKPTIFAAQSLDWPADKLNVYLLDDGRRPEFEAFARDAGIGYLTRDDNRHAKAGNINSALARTHGEYIAIFDCDHVPTRSFLQTTMGAFLRDPNCALVQTPHHFFSPDPFERNLGTFRRVPNEGSLFYGLVQAGNDLWNAAFFCGSCAVLKRGPLEAIGGVAIETVTEDAHTALKLHRRGYTSAYLPTVQAAGLATESLAGHIRQRARWARGMAQIFRIDNPFVGRGLGFFQRVCYGNAMLHFFYGIPRLVFLTMPIAYLFFHLYFINASALALASYVLPYMALAHVANARMQGRFRHSFWAEVYESVLAWYIALPTTLAFLSPRHGRFNVTAKGGRIDEGYVDWATSRPYLALFVLNVAAIAAGGVRLAASGGDEASTILMNVAWALYNLAMLGAALAVAREAKQVRVTHRVAMRVPATLLLADGTTAACHTKDYSAGGLGLDAVPLARIALGDTLDVCVSRGDRPFHFPVRVTRVDAAHLGVQFEPLTLEQERQLVQCTFGRADAWLDWRDARAEHDDAPLRGLKEVLSMGFEGYARMLRAATSAVRARRAADRTRH
- the bcsG gene encoding cellulose biosynthesis protein BcsG, which translates into the protein MTFWNLYFILKLYLFAAGHLKPLWIANLGFALALALSAPARRRSVRLLRHALALALAVPLMYREADVPPLARLVETLGGLRAFSAGYWMELVPRFVPPMLALAALGVVIGYLIVNRWLRVATFVLLALIALPVWQAGSAALARLDAAAAAVPGPAGTGRAVQPQDHNAALAAFRSQESQRQVTFGRPSADPATQFDVIVLHVCSLSWDDLDVARLRNHPLLGHFDYLFTNFSTAASYSGPAAIRVLRASCGQEAHADLYKPAPAQCHLFGQLAAAGFAPQTLLNHDGHFDNFLQLIRENIGVPNAPMIPNADAPVAMHAFDGSAIKDDYATLANWYAKRGASPGPVALYYNTISLHDGNQLTGGRMSSLDSYPLRARKLLDDFDRFADLIAASGRRAVIVFVPEHGAALRGDAKQVAGLREIPTPRIVHGPVGVRLVGFKGDHGATTVIDAPASFFALAQLLANLVSNSPFKPGVTLSQYAADLPQTRMIGENEGTVTMTTPTGYAVKTPDGVWIDEK